From the genome of Thermosinus carboxydivorans Nor1:
TCTAAAGGCTATACTATGTACGGCCAGCGTACCGGTGCGATGATTGGCGTTACTTCCAGCCAGGAAGTGGCCAAAGAATTTGAAGATATTAACGGTTATGCCAGCCGCGCTACCTGGTCAAGTATAAACCGCGGCTGCCAACGGCTGCTTGTCACTATTCACAAAGACAAAGAACTAGAAGCGCAGTTGGAACAGGAACGCAATTTCTATTACCGGCTGATTCAAGAACGTGCTGCTATCTTTACTCGTGAAGCCAAAGAAGTTAACCTTAACATGTTACCTTATATTGCTGGCTTTTTCCTGACCATCCCGGCCAAAAATCCGGATGCCGTCTGTGATAAGCTCCATGAGGATAAGGTATTTGCTGTACCGCTGGGCAAAGGGGTGCGTATTGCGGTCTGCGCCGTTCCGTCGAAAAAGATAACCGGTCTGGCGGCCAAAGTGGCTAAGGCAATGGCAGCCGTCGACTAGAATTGAATATCTTAAATCAAAAAGTCGGGGATACCCCGACTTTTTGATTTAAAACACGATCTATCAGAAATTTCCTTCAGTGACAGTTGGTAAATTGGGAACAATAAATACAAGGAGGCGATAAGATGGGATATCATAATAATAACTGGATTGACGATACTGTCTGGGAATTTCCACGTACTGGTTTTTGGCTTATTCACATCTTGGGTGCGGCTTTTGTGTTTTTAGCCGGCATGCGTTTTGCTTTGCGGCGAGCGCCAATCTGGCCGGTATTGATTTTTCGCTTGTTTCGCCTGATGAAGGGGCGCAGCTAATATTTTTTATAAGCGCGGGTGATTTTAGCCCGCTTTTTTTATTTTTCCAATTGTCTATCTTTGGTTCAAAATATAGTAAATTACCTTTTTTTCCGGTATACTGTTGATGGATATGCATTTTACGGGAGGATAAAGCAATGTTTAGCTTAAAACCTAAAGAGGACAAGTTCTTCGAGCTATTCGCCGAGAGTACACGTGTCCTGCGGCGGGGCGCCTACCTGCTTAAAGATAGCCTGAATGACCATGAGAATATTCTGAAAAAAATGGATGTCATGTCTGACCTTGAACACGAGGCTGATGAAATTAACGACGCCATTATTGACAAGCTCAACCGCACCTTCATCACGCCGTTAGATCGCGAGGATATTTACTCTCTGGCGACGATGCTCGACGATGTTGTCGATTTTTTGCAGGGAACGATTGAGCGCATGGTGCTGTACCGCACTGGGAAACCGACCGCCGGCGCGATTGAATTAGCCCGGTTATTGGCCGACTGCACCGATGAACTTGTTAAAGCCTTCGATCTACTTAGGAAATATTAAGGGTAATCAGCATAAAATATTAGACCACACGCGAAAAATCGTGGTGCTGGAAAGCGAAGGCGACCGTATTTACCGACAGGAAGTTGCCCATCTATTTACCCATTGCGTTGATCCAATCGAAATAATTAAATGGAAAGAAGTGCTTGAACACCTGGAGGGAGCTCTCGACCATTGCGAGAGTATTGCCGATCTTTTGCGGGGCGTGGTAATGAAATATGCTTGATGTTTTGATGATTACTGTCGTTATTCTTGCCCTTGCGTTTGACTACATAAACGGTTTTCACGACACGGCAAACGCCATTGCCACTTCGGTATCTACCCGGGCGTTAACGCCCCGGGCTGCTGTCTGGCTGGCCGCTTTCCTCAACTTTCTCGGTGCCATGTATAGTACAGGGGTAGCCAAAACGATTGGTGGCGATATTGTCAAGTCAGCCCAGATGGTTAATGAACCGATTATCATTGCCGCCCTGGTTGGGGCCATATTCTGGAATTTGTTGACGTGGTGGCTGGGGATACCTAGCAGTTCGTCCCATGCGCTGATAGGCGGCGTCATGGGCGCGGTGCTGATGGCGCGCGGGGTTGATGCCCTAAAAGTCCAGGGGATTATAAAAATTGTCGCCTCGCTGGTCTTTTCGCCGATCGTTGCCATGCTAACCGGTTTGGTCATTATGATCGGCCTACTGTGGATTTTCGGCCGCATGGCGCCGTCGCGCATAAATGCCGGTTTTAAACGGATGCAGATTTTGTCTGCGACGTTGATGTCTTTCTCGCACGGTTCAAATGATGCGCAAAAAGCGATGGGCATTATCACGCTCAGTCTTGTCAGTGCCGGTTATCTTCCCACGTTAGAAGTCCCGACATGGGTTAAACTTGCTGCCGCAACGGCCATGGGTCTAGGGACGGCAGCAGGCGGCTGGCGTATTATCCGCACAATGGGCGGCAAAATCTTCAAGCTTGAACCGATCAGCGGCTTTGCCGCCGATTTGAATTCAGCAGCCGTCATCTTCGGGGCAACGCTACTGCATCTTCCGGTCAGTACTACCCATGTCGTGTCCGGCTCCATCATGGGGGTGGGCGCGGCTAAGCGGATTAGTGCCGTACGGTGGGGGGTAGCGCAACAGATGGTCATGGCCTGGGTGCTAACTATTCCACTGTCAGCTTTGGTCAGTGCTTTAACTTACAAAATCATCGCCGTATTGTTTCTTTAAGCCTGGTTGACGGGCTTCTTTTTTTACACAGGGAGGGGCCAATGAAGAACTGGTTCGGCTATTTTTTGGTGCTGCTAGGCGCGGCTGCGTTCGCTGCTTCATCGGTAGTTATCAAATTTACTTATTTAACGGGATTAGAGCCGTTGCCGGTGCTGGTCATCCAGAATCTTGTTGCGACTACGTTGGCATGGGGGTGGGTACTGATCAACAAGAAAAAGGCGACCATTCCCCGCGCATTATGGTTGCCGATGGCTGCGCAGGGCGCGATCGGCGGTTTTTTCACTTCCATACTGTTTTATACGGCGCTGGATATTTTAGGGGCCGCGCTGGCTACGCTGCTCATTTTTACCTATCCGGCCTTTGTTGCCTTGTATAACAAATTATTTAGACAGGTAAAACTGACCGCTGTGCAGGTGGTTGCACTGGTCCTGGCTCTAATCGGTCTGATTTTCAGCGTCGATCTTTTTCATTCCCAGTGGACGGTTACAGACCGGTGGGCGCTGCTGTTAGGATTGGGTTCGGCTGTAACTAATGCCTTTCTTACTTTAAATGGCGAACGGCTGCTTGCGGTGGTGGATACTTTTGTTGTGACCGCGTGGTCTTTCACCTTTTGCACCCTCA
Proteins encoded in this window:
- a CDS encoding inorganic phosphate transporter, with the protein product MLDVLMITVVILALAFDYINGFHDTANAIATSVSTRALTPRAAVWLAAFLNFLGAMYSTGVAKTIGGDIVKSAQMVNEPIIIAALVGAIFWNLLTWWLGIPSSSSHALIGGVMGAVLMARGVDALKVQGIIKIVASLVFSPIVAMLTGLVIMIGLLWIFGRMAPSRINAGFKRMQILSATLMSFSHGSNDAQKAMGIITLSLVSAGYLPTLEVPTWVKLAAATAMGLGTAAGGWRIIRTMGGKIFKLEPISGFAADLNSAAVIFGATLLHLPVSTTHVVSGSIMGVGAAKRISAVRWGVAQQMVMAWVLTIPLSALVSALTYKIIAVLFL
- a CDS encoding DMT family transporter yields the protein MKNWFGYFLVLLGAAAFAASSVVIKFTYLTGLEPLPVLVIQNLVATTLAWGWVLINKKKATIPRALWLPMAAQGAIGGFFTSILFYTALDILGAALATLLIFTYPAFVALYNKLFRQVKLTAVQVVALVLALIGLIFSVDLFHSQWTVTDRWALLLGLGSAVTNAFLTLNGERLLAVVDTFVVTAWSFTFCTLMLLIVYRPVWLTAIDLSGLQFGLIFVGAVLLLAPVVIYLAGLRRIGAGIASIISTAEIPITLVLAWLFLHETMNEWQIFGGMLITLSVVLLYYYGNRPNR